The Prunus dulcis chromosome 3, ALMONDv2, whole genome shotgun sequence genome segment TTCAATCAAGCAAACATCATTGGCTGTGGAGGTTTTGGTCTGGTTTACAGAGCAACATTCGCAAATGGGACCAGGCTAGCTGTTAAGAAACTCTCAGGAGACTTGGGTCTGATGGAAAGGGAATTCAAAGCAGAAGTTGAGGCTTTGTCCACTGCCCAACATGAGAATCTTGTTTCCCTGCAAGGCTATTGTGTGCATGATGGTGTTCGCCTGTTAATATATTCCTATATGGAGAATGGAAGTCTGGATTACTGGTTGCATGAGAAAGCTGATGGTGCTTCCCAGTTAGATTGGCCAACACGACTGAAGATAGCACAGGGAGCAGGCTGTGGGTTGGCTTACATGCACCAAATATGTGAGCCACACATTGTGCATCGTGATATCAAGTCCAGCAACATCCTCCTGGATGATAAATTTCAAGCACATGTTGCTGATTTTGGGTTGTCCCGGTTGATTCTTCCGTACCAGACTCATGTTACAACTGAGCTTGTTGGTACCCTTGGTTACATTCCTCCAGAGTATGGACAAGCATGGGTGGCCACATTGAGAGGAGATATGTACAGTTTTGGGGTTGTCATGCTTGAGCTGCTAACCGGAAAAAGGCCTTTCGAGGTATGCAAGCCAAGGGCATCGAGAGAGTTGGTTGGCTGGGTGCAGCAAATGAGGAGAGAGGGCAAACCAGAGGAAGTTTTTGATCCTCTCCTGAGAGGGAAGGGCTTTGACGAAGAGATGCTGCAGGTGCTTGATGTGGCTTGCATGTGTGTCAACCAGAACCCTCTTAAGAGACCAACCATCAAGGAAGTTGTCGATTGGCTGAAAAATGTAGGGACATCCCACCAACACCAAAATAAAGCCCAGTgaggaaaaacaaatttcCTAAGAaagtatttatatgtatactTGCACATAAATATTTGGGTTTATTATTGCAGACTTTCACAAAATCACTTGTGTAAATGATATTTTGCTTTACAGATCTATGAGGCAGCTATAGTCAAGCGGTTTGCTTGTTAATTTTGAGCCTCCCAGTACATaagtatatatatgaaaaagatTTCACAAAATCTCTAATGACACCTGCTGATGCATTGTTTCAAGAGGGCTTTTGTGAGACCTCTGTGAATTGAAACTATTCAGTTCCCCTTCTCAAATAAGTAAAAATCTAGAGGTGGTTTATCTATGCATAACACTAATTGTCTGAATCTGGACTACAAACTACAAATTATATGATGTTCCGGCGATGCATATGTTGATTATGTCGTCATTTATgattcaaagttcaaaccgAAATTTTCGACATGAATCTTTAATTGGTCTGGCAAGTTACTCTGTTCTTTTCCTTGTCTAGATAATCCAGTGAACTGCAATGTTTGCTGAACTGTTTTTTATCCCTCcttcataatatatatggatTAAATTAGAGCCTCAGTTTTAGGGAAAAACTCTAGGTCAAATATCACACATGCATTGCATGAAGATCACATACACAAGGAACAGCAAGCTGCTTAGTGCTTAAGACTGATTTATTTATGGCACAATTGTCAACCTCATGAGGCAGACATCATGAAGAGTGTGGAGGGAGGCAAATATCAGTCTGCTTAAACACTGACCTCTGGAGGTGTACAAACACCACTCCAGCATAACATGTGGCAAATGCTTGGTGAGTCATTAGTtttgtacaaaaaaaataaaaataaaaatctgattttgaaAGCCTAATGTGATAAAACAGTTAATGCTTTACAttatttactatttttttcttgaacaACACAGTAAGTTAAATTCATCCCCACCCaactcactttttttttttccccaaagtTAGAAAAGGTAGGAGGTTTTCTCGTATCAGTCAATGTCATTTTTCATTACACTACACCCGTTAGTGGACCCAACTCACTTGGCGAGATGCCatttaaaaaacataaaaacgaTTAGTCAAACTCTCTTGCTTTACCGTcagggtaaaaaaaaaaattatttttattttttggggttgaagACATAGATCTGTCGGAATCTAAAAATACGAAACTGAAGGACCGAAAtctgaaaaaggaaagaaaaacaggACAGAAAATGAGTCCACCATAAAcagtggagagagagagagagagagagagagagatgaagcaGGCGGAGCTCACAGGGCTTCTCTGCGTGATATGGGCGGTGACTCTCCTCTATGGCGAGATGGTGGCCTTCTGGAGGCCCTCTCTCGGGTCTTGTTCGTGGCCTCATCAGAGCAACAACGCTTCTTCTTCCATGGTTGACCGCGATTATGTCAAAGTGGCGGTCCTCACAGACCCACAGCTCATGGACAGAACCTCGCTTCCTCTTCCCCCAAAATCACTTGCTCTCGAATTGGCTCAGTTCTTCGCCGACTTGTTCATGCGCAGAGCCTTTCATCAATCTGTGCTTCCTCTGCAGCCCgatgttattttctttttaggtgATTATTTCGATGGCGGTCCTTATCTTTCGGATGAAGAGTAAGTAAGGCACTGcaaatttctcttcttttgttttctcttttcaatttcaaataaaagttGGGTTTTTGCCGCTTCTATGCAATGCACTTggtttttttcaatgttttagTGTATTTTCTAGCTTCATCATGTGATTTAACATGGAAATGAGCTCAGAATTGTTGGGTGTCCTATAAAAATTGGTTTGCTTTAGTtagcctcttcttcttctaatctTAGATTGGTAGTAAACTAATGCAATGTATTTGCTATCTGCTGTAGAATGGCATTGACGTTTGTTGCTTGATTAGGTGGAAGGAATCTTTAAGCCGTCTCAAACATATTTTTTCCCTGAGTGCGCATGAAAGATATTCAAATATCCCAGTTTACTACCTTTCTGGAAACCATGACATTGGCTATGGAATTCTCCACTCTCGTAGGGCAGAGGTACTTTTGTTATGTTGCCATTAAATGATACCCTAAGTTTTTGGTCTAGAGCTATTCTAGTTATTTTGTTGTCTTGTGCACTTGTGTGCATGGATAAAAACATCtccgtgtgtgtgtgtgtgtgtttctgTGTGCATGAGCAAATAAGTATTGCACACATACTGTTGAAAAGAAGATTTAGAAAGGGAGAAGAATATCATATATCCCTGATTGAACTGAGTAAAGTGCATAGTTTTATAGAGAAACCATACATGAAAAGATCAACAACTATTCCTAGAAATTAGCGCTCAAGTTTCGTTTTGGCTCAATCAGTCCTAGAGATCACCCCGAAAGATAAGCTAAGAAGGATGTTTGCAGTTTATACTAATGACACTCCCCTCAAGCTGGAGAGAAGATATCAGCAAAAAGATTTTAATCATGCTTTGGAAGGTCTTAGTAAAGATATTAGCTAACTGATTTTCACGTGGCATTGAGCCATGTAAACTATTTCACTTAGATCGGCGAGATCTGGCCACAGGAGAAAAGGCCTCAGTATGATCAAGACCATGTGTCTGAGTGAATTCCTAAAAGTAAGATAAGGTTTTTACAATCTACAGTTATGACACATGTATAGAAATGCATGTATATTTCAATGTATGTCTGTGAGTATGTTAAAGGAAATTCCATATGAAATGAGGAAAGAGGTAtgttgaaatttgacaaatgAAAAGAGAACCCTTGGAAATATTAGAACTGGATGAGTATGCTTGTGACTGAGTCGCATTTAGTAAGAGGTGGTCTTAGAATGTTATGAAAATGAAACTGTGTGCAATAATAACTTCACCTCTATCAAATCGTATCCTGCAAGTATATCCTGAATGttccatatttgtttttatgcaTGGTTTTCTGTTTCTGACTCTGAGGAAGGTCTCATTTGTCAAGTATGTATGGAATTTAAGCTGTATTTTGGCTATCTGCATGTTTTTACAAATTCTGGTTGATAACTTTTTGAGTTGTACTTATTATGGTGTAATAAAATCTTGTCATGGACTAAATTTTTATTGACGCCCTTTCAGCAATTTTATCATCTTTTAATCATATTTACTGCTTTATAATTAAATAGTTTCTTATATGGTTGTACCAGGCAATCAAACGATATGAAAAGGAATTTGGTAGCAGAAACCATCGATTTGCAGTTGGAAAAGTGGAGTTTATTGCCATTGACGCTCAAACTATTGATGGTATGCATGCAAACAACATCCTGtatgttttattgtttttctgttttgttccTGTAAATCTCtctgtgtgtatatatatagttgcaTTACCTTTCCTCTTTCCTGCATCAAATTGTCACGATTTACTGCATAAAGTGTAATATAGTGAAGCAAGATTGCTTGATATGGTAAGAAAGCTGAGAAGGTAGCTTATGTGGGATGATAGTGGAttggttggaacttggaagaagaaaatgagagtaAAATAGGGAACCAATTAGAAGAACACACATACGATCTTTGGTTTTTAAGTTATTATTAAAATCACTTGAAATAGTAGGGGcgtattttaaatttcctgTGTGCATAGGGTATATCAGGAGGTACTCTTGAAGAAGTTTTCTTGTTACACAGGCACAATAATTTTGGTCCTCTGATCTGTGTAAAAATGTAGTTTGTGCATACATCTGCATCTGTCATTATGCTCTTAGAAACGACAAGTCAAATCATGCTTGATTTAGTTGAAATTTAAATCTCTAATAGGGAATTGGACTGAACTACTGCAGCTTTTTTTCTGCATGGTGGCCACTGTAATTGCAATTGCATTTAAATGGGTGCATATTGAGTTTTACTAATGTCCatttaaaacaattaatttcgTGTATGTACCATCTGCAGGAAATCCTCAAGGAATTCTGACTTCCTCTACTCATGATTTTATCAAGAATGTCTCCATGGGTATATGATATATGCTCATTGTATGTTGTTAACTTTGCACATCATTTATTGAACTAATTCATCTAATTATTTACATCGTTGTAGATGTTCAAGCATATCCAAGGGTTTTGTTGACCCATATTCCATTGTACCGACAAGATTGGACAGACTGTGGCCCCAATCGTAATTCAGAAATCATCAACCAGGTACGGATTTATTGCATTTTATTGGGGCAAGACTTAAGCAAAGTATATCTTTGTATGTATATTATTGGCATTATACTTTCTAGTGCATTTCACCATATTGTAATGGGTTTGTAGATGTTGAATTTTCTCTCAGTATATAAACTCACGAGGttcttttaatttgattttttaaattcctTATTTCATATGTTTAGCGGATTCTGCGCTCTGCTGATGTTCAAGAAGTAGTGtaagcttcttcttctcttgtgtttttttaaattgatatcATAAAACTAAATTAACTTGCAAGTTTGGTTGGTGTTTGACAATTATTACCATTGTACAGGTATCAGAATTACATTACAGAGGAATCATCAAAATACTTattctattcaaaaaaaaaaaaaaaaaaaaaaaaaaaaaaaaaaaaaaaaaaaaaaaaaaaaaaaatcaaaatacttATTGGATTCAATTCAGCCGGTAATTTCTCTTTTATCTCTGTGATGCATCTTTTCCATGAGATGGTACTTGTTTGTCCATTGTCCATTGCACCTTGG includes the following:
- the LOC117623364 gene encoding uncharacterized protein C630.12 isoform X1, with product MKQAELTGLLCVIWAVTLLYGEMVAFWRPSLGSCSWPHQSNNASSSMVDRDYVKVAVLTDPQLMDRTSLPLPPKSLALELAQFFADLFMRRAFHQSVLPLQPDVIFFLGDYFDGGPYLSDEEWKESLSRLKHIFSLSAHERYSNIPVYYLSGNHDIGYGILHSRRAEAIKRYEKEFGSRNHRFAVGKVEFIAIDAQTIDGNPQGILTSSTHDFIKNVSMDVQAYPRVLLTHIPLYRQDWTDCGPNRNSEIINQRILRSADVQEVVYQNYITEESSKYLLDSIQPVLVLSGHDHDQCHVIHESKYGPVGEYTVGTVSWQQGNLYPSFMLVSTSNFVPSTASNAEEAILTQPCFLPMQTHIYIWYLSLFALTLLALLLWPSSGVSVGHHFSDLMGLGKQLISSIRSRTKEKNEDLNCEYEMIWDAEGSMHLVKKALSTPIARTSEKNLVESRGTAVMRPTARKNSSQEIEVTVNADTDTDAMAKLLPRASRSWTKRVIKRLVRTFRMVIIIAAVNVPLYVMLLFKDWIDQ
- the LOC117623364 gene encoding uncharacterized protein C630.12 isoform X2; the encoded protein is MKQAELTGLLCVIWAVTLLYGEMVAFWRPSLGSCSWPHQSNNASSSMVDRDYVKVAVLTDPQLMDRTSLPLPPKSLALELAQFFADLFMRRAFHQSVLPLQPDVIFFLGDYFDGGPYLSDEEWKESLSRLKHIFSLSAHERYSNIPVYYLSGNHDIGYGILHSRRAEAIKRYEKEFGSRNHRFAVGKVEFIAIDAQTIDGNPQGILTSSTHDFIKNVSMDVQAYPRVLLTHIPLYRQDWTDCGPNRNSEIINQRILRSADVQEVVYQNYITEESSTKYLLDSIQPVLVLSGHDHDQCHVIHESKYGPVGEYTVGTVSWQQGNLYPSFMLVSTSNFVPSTASNAEEAILTQPCFLPMQTHIYIWYLSLFALTLLALLLWPSSGVSVGHHFSDLMGLGKQLISSIRSRTKEKNEDLNCEYEMIWDAEGSMHLVKKALSTPIARTSEKNLVERGTAVMRPTARKNSSQEIEVTVNADTDTDAMAKLLPRASRSWTKRVIKRLVRTFRMVIIIAAVNVPLYVMLLFKDWIDQ